A window of the Microvirga terrae genome harbors these coding sequences:
- a CDS encoding TAXI family TRAP transporter solute-binding subunit, whose protein sequence is MRRAVGAAAALALAGTSLPAQAQDFINVLTGGTSGVYYPLGVALSKVFTDKVQGSRPSVQATKASVENLTLLQQGKGEIGFTLGDSLAMGWAGDEEAGFKSKLDKLRGITAIYPNYIQIVATQESGIKSLADLKGKRLSVGAPKSGTELNARAILQGAGLTYKDLGKVEYLPFGESVELMKNRQLDATLQSAGLGVSSIRDLATSVPIVVVEIPASVVDKVGTPYVKATIPANTYGGQTAPVQTAAVVNYLVTHSGVKDETVYQMTKAIYESLPDLAAAHAAAKDIKLESALSGMPVPMHPGAQRYFDEKGIKKQGS, encoded by the coding sequence ATGCGCCGCGCCGTCGGCGCTGCGGCCGCCCTTGCGCTTGCGGGAACCAGCCTGCCGGCCCAGGCCCAGGACTTCATCAACGTCCTCACCGGCGGCACCTCGGGCGTCTATTACCCGCTCGGCGTCGCCCTCTCCAAGGTCTTCACGGACAAGGTCCAGGGCTCCCGCCCCTCGGTCCAGGCCACGAAGGCCTCGGTGGAAAACCTCACCCTCCTGCAGCAGGGCAAGGGCGAGATCGGCTTCACCCTCGGGGACAGCCTCGCCATGGGCTGGGCCGGCGATGAGGAGGCCGGCTTCAAGAGCAAGCTCGACAAGCTGCGCGGCATCACGGCGATCTATCCCAACTACATCCAGATCGTGGCGACGCAGGAATCCGGCATCAAGTCGCTCGCCGACCTGAAGGGCAAGCGCCTCTCCGTCGGCGCGCCCAAATCCGGCACCGAGCTCAACGCCCGGGCGATCCTCCAGGGGGCCGGCCTGACCTACAAGGATCTCGGCAAGGTCGAGTACCTGCCCTTCGGTGAATCCGTCGAACTGATGAAGAACCGCCAGCTCGACGCCACCCTGCAATCGGCCGGCCTCGGCGTCTCGTCCATCCGCGACCTGGCCACCTCGGTGCCGATCGTCGTGGTGGAAATCCCGGCCAGCGTCGTGGACAAGGTGGGCACGCCCTACGTGAAGGCCACGATCCCGGCCAACACGTACGGAGGCCAGACCGCTCCCGTGCAGACGGCCGCGGTGGTGAACTACCTCGTCACCCATTCGGGCGTGAAGGACGAGACCGTCTACCAGATGACCAAGGCGATCTACGAGAGCCTGCCGGATCTCGCCGCCGCCCATGCGGCCGCCAAGGACATCAAGCTCGAAAGCGCGCTCTCCGGCATGCCCGTCCCGATGCATCCAGGCGCGCAGCGCTATTTCGACGAGAAGGGCATCAAGAAGCAGGGCTCCTAA
- the aztA gene encoding zinc ABC transporter ATP-binding protein AztA has product MSAASAAIRFDEVTLGYGRRPAVHHLDGEIPAGSLIAVVGPNGAGKSTLLKGIVGTLKPLEGHIRLKGSSPGIAYLPQAAEIDRSFPLSVYDLVAMGLWSRSGLFGGIARRDRTKIEEALAAVGLIGFERRPISTLSGGQMQRALFARLLLQDAPVILLDEPFTAIDAKTTADLLDLVHRWHAESRTVVAVLHDLDMVRRTFPQSLLIAREPVAWGETPDVLQPENLLKARRMVEAYDPHADVCHRNVA; this is encoded by the coding sequence ATGTCCGCAGCATCGGCCGCCATTCGTTTCGACGAAGTCACCCTCGGTTACGGCCGCAGGCCCGCTGTCCATCACCTCGACGGCGAGATCCCGGCCGGCAGCCTGATCGCCGTGGTCGGGCCCAACGGGGCCGGCAAGTCCACCCTGCTCAAGGGCATTGTCGGCACGCTCAAGCCCCTCGAGGGCCACATCCGCCTGAAGGGCTCCTCTCCTGGCATCGCCTACCTGCCGCAGGCGGCGGAGATCGACCGGTCCTTCCCGCTCTCGGTCTACGATCTCGTGGCCATGGGCCTCTGGTCCCGCTCCGGCCTGTTCGGCGGCATCGCGCGGCGCGACCGGACGAAGATCGAGGAGGCGCTGGCGGCCGTGGGGCTCATCGGATTCGAACGGCGCCCGATCTCGACCCTGTCCGGCGGGCAGATGCAGCGCGCGCTGTTCGCGCGCCTCCTGCTGCAGGATGCTCCCGTGATCCTGCTCGACGAGCCGTTCACCGCCATCGACGCCAAGACCACCGCGGATCTGCTCGATCTGGTGCACCGCTGGCACGCGGAATCCCGCACGGTGGTCGCCGTGCTCCACGATCTCGACATGGTCAGACGGACCTTCCCGCAGAGCCTGCTGATCGCCCGCGAACCGGTGGCCTGGGGCGAGACGCCCGACGTGTTGCAGCCTGAGAACCTCCTCAAGGCGCGGCGCATGGTCGAAGCCTACGATCCGCATGCGGATGTCTGCCACCGCAACGTCGCGTAA
- a CDS encoding TRAP transporter permease, with protein MSQGANSSELAQMEAPADTVNPEHGLPESFGEGLTGRVLFWIAVAFSTFQIITSFGIPLDQPFIASLNLTHLWAVAMAAWAAWLIGLAVRRRRILDGVLAWIAIAGAFGLVLWFGGSMPSQVVRTIHVGFLCLVAGAMIANHRSGSSSLRAVGWIVGVTSFLVGLYHWALYEELVIRAGELTTLDLVVGIAGLAILIYLIWRVMGPALPIVAGLFLSYCLFGHLLPAPLDHRGYSLEQVIEHMSFGTEGIYGTPTLVSATYIFLFILFGAFMEKAGVIDFFNDISMAVFGDKQGGPGKVCVASSALMGTVSGSGVANVVASGQFTIPLMKRFGFTSAFAGGVEATSSMGGQIMPPVMGAVAFIMAETIDVPYSKIVEAAIIPAVLYFAACYLAVHLEAGKRNLRGLPKSELPNAWTELRTKWFLIAPLGVLVYLLFTGYTPLFAGAVGLSLTVALILGTAIVAGFATPALRIAFWIGLALLSAYSLASTVTLVVLVVAGLCLWNAFSGRGRTTLQACVDALADGARQALPVGLACAVVGIVIGTMTLTGLGTIVGTWMISIGKENIFAALVLTMIFSLILGMGIPTIPNYIITSSLAAPILLQLDVPLIVSHMFVFYFGIMADLTPPVALAAFAAAPMAKESGLKIGIQAVRIALPGFVIPYMAVYDPTLMLQPVPGLEGAGYWLAVVYIVLKATLAMTLWGVASVGYFLKSVSWWERLWAAVAAAFLVAAIPLTDEVGFVLAGLFVGFHVWRSRQVATPAIG; from the coding sequence ATGAGCCAGGGAGCGAACAGTTCCGAACTCGCCCAGATGGAAGCGCCGGCTGACACCGTGAACCCGGAACACGGCCTGCCGGAGAGCTTCGGCGAGGGTCTGACGGGCAGGGTTCTTTTCTGGATCGCCGTCGCGTTCTCCACGTTCCAGATCATCACGTCCTTCGGCATCCCGCTCGATCAGCCCTTCATCGCGTCCTTGAACCTCACGCATCTCTGGGCCGTGGCCATGGCGGCCTGGGCCGCGTGGCTGATCGGGCTCGCCGTGCGCCGCCGCCGCATCCTCGACGGCGTGCTCGCCTGGATCGCCATCGCGGGCGCCTTCGGGCTCGTCCTCTGGTTCGGCGGCAGCATGCCGAGCCAGGTCGTGCGCACGATTCACGTGGGCTTCCTGTGCCTCGTGGCCGGAGCGATGATCGCCAACCACCGGTCCGGGTCCTCGTCCTTGCGCGCCGTTGGGTGGATCGTCGGCGTCACGAGCTTCCTGGTGGGCCTGTACCACTGGGCGCTTTACGAGGAGCTGGTCATCCGCGCGGGTGAGCTCACCACCCTCGATCTCGTCGTCGGCATCGCCGGGCTCGCAATCCTCATCTATCTCATCTGGCGCGTCATGGGACCGGCGCTTCCCATCGTGGCCGGCCTGTTCCTGTCCTATTGCCTGTTCGGGCATCTCCTGCCGGCTCCCCTCGATCATCGCGGCTATTCGCTGGAGCAGGTGATCGAGCACATGTCCTTCGGCACGGAAGGCATTTACGGGACGCCGACGCTGGTCTCGGCAACCTACATATTCCTGTTCATTCTGTTCGGCGCCTTCATGGAGAAGGCCGGTGTCATCGACTTCTTCAACGACATCTCGATGGCGGTGTTCGGCGACAAGCAGGGCGGGCCCGGCAAGGTCTGCGTCGCGTCCTCGGCCCTGATGGGCACCGTCTCGGGCTCGGGCGTCGCCAACGTGGTGGCGTCGGGCCAGTTCACGATCCCGCTCATGAAGCGCTTCGGCTTCACCTCGGCCTTCGCGGGCGGCGTCGAGGCGACCTCGTCCATGGGCGGCCAGATCATGCCGCCCGTCATGGGCGCCGTGGCGTTCATCATGGCCGAGACCATCGACGTGCCGTATTCGAAGATCGTCGAAGCGGCGATCATCCCGGCCGTCCTCTATTTCGCCGCCTGCTACCTCGCGGTGCATCTCGAGGCCGGCAAGCGCAACCTGCGCGGCCTCCCGAAGTCGGAACTGCCGAACGCCTGGACCGAGCTCAGGACGAAGTGGTTCCTCATCGCCCCGCTCGGCGTTCTCGTCTACCTGCTCTTTACCGGCTACACGCCGCTCTTCGCCGGGGCCGTCGGCCTGTCGCTCACCGTTGCGCTGATCCTCGGCACGGCCATCGTGGCCGGCTTCGCGACGCCGGCGCTGCGGATCGCCTTCTGGATCGGGCTCGCCCTGCTCTCGGCATACTCGCTCGCCTCGACCGTGACGCTCGTCGTTCTCGTGGTGGCCGGCCTGTGCCTGTGGAACGCCTTCTCGGGACGGGGCCGCACGACCCTACAGGCCTGCGTGGACGCGTTGGCGGACGGGGCCCGTCAGGCGCTTCCCGTGGGCCTCGCCTGCGCGGTGGTCGGCATCGTGATCGGCACCATGACGCTCACCGGCCTCGGCACCATCGTGGGCACCTGGATGATCTCGATCGGCAAGGAGAACATCTTCGCGGCCCTCGTGCTCACCATGATCTTCAGCCTGATCCTCGGCATGGGCATCCCGACGATCCCGAACTACATCATCACCTCGTCGCTGGCCGCTCCCATCCTGCTGCAGCTCGACGTTCCGCTCATCGTCTCGCACATGTTCGTCTTCTATTTCGGCATCATGGCGGACCTGACGCCGCCGGTGGCGCTTGCGGCCTTCGCGGCGGCCCCCATGGCGAAGGAATCGGGCCTCAAGATCGGCATCCAGGCCGTCAGGATCGCGCTGCCCGGCTTCGTCATTCCCTATATGGCCGTCTATGACCCCACCCTGATGCTGCAGCCGGTGCCTGGGCTCGAGGGGGCGGGCTACTGGCTCGCGGTGGTCTACATCGTGCTCAAGGCGACTCTTGCCATGACACTCTGGGGCGTGGCCTCCGTGGGCTATTTCCTTAAGTCCGTAAGTTGGTGGGAGCGCCTCTGGGCAGCGGTGGCGGCGGCCTTCCTCGTGGCGGCGATCCCGCTCACCGACGAGGTTGGCTTCGTGCTCGCGGGTCTTTTCGTCGGCTTCCACGTCTGGCGGTCCCGCCAGGTCGCCACACCCGCCATCGGCTGA
- a CDS encoding DUF1007 family protein, with translation MIRHLGLKTAVAALVLGAASPALAHPHVWVTAKAEIVFAPDGKVTGVRHHWTFDEAYTAYVTQGLDTNGDGKLSPEELQDLANENAASLNEFDYFTVLKARGKPQSFDSPRDARMTMEKTQVAMSFFLPLKAPALPSGAVSIEIEDPTFFVYFSLSDGQTAVSLANAPQGCVTSIAKAKPLEASMQQILQNEGAIQPQDIGVEYSNRAIIACP, from the coding sequence ATGATACGACATCTTGGTCTGAAAACCGCCGTGGCGGCTCTTGTCCTGGGCGCGGCCTCGCCGGCCCTTGCGCACCCCCATGTCTGGGTCACCGCCAAGGCTGAGATCGTATTCGCGCCGGATGGGAAGGTGACGGGCGTGCGCCATCACTGGACCTTCGACGAGGCCTACACGGCCTACGTGACCCAGGGCCTCGACACCAACGGCGACGGCAAGCTCTCCCCGGAGGAGCTCCAGGACCTGGCGAACGAGAATGCCGCCTCTCTGAACGAGTTCGATTACTTCACGGTGCTGAAGGCCCGCGGCAAGCCGCAGAGCTTCGACTCGCCCCGGGACGCTCGGATGACCATGGAGAAGACCCAGGTCGCCATGTCGTTCTTCCTGCCGCTCAAGGCGCCGGCGCTCCCCTCGGGCGCCGTGTCCATCGAGATCGAGGATCCGACGTTCTTCGTCTATTTCAGCCTGTCGGACGGCCAGACGGCCGTGTCGCTCGCCAATGCCCCGCAGGGCTGCGTGACGAGCATCGCCAAGGCCAAGCCGCTCGAGGCCTCCATGCAGCAGATCCTGCAGAACGAAGGCGCGATCCAGCCTCAGGATATCGGGGTCGAATATTCCAACCGGGCCATCATCGCATGTCCCTGA
- the aztB gene encoding zinc ABC transporter permease AztB, which translates to MLDLVYAPFAEFEFMQRALVGVIAIALGGGPVGVFLMLRRMSLTGDAMAHAILPGAAVGYLLAGLSLPAMTIGGLFAGIVVAVAAGLVSRFTSLKEDASLAAFYLLSLALGVTIVSLRGSNVDLLHVLFGTVLALDDDTLLLLASISTLTVLALAVLYRPLVLECVDPVFLRSVSRAGTPTHLIFLGLVVMNLVGGFHALGTLLAVGMMMLPAAASRFWTSDITMMMLVSIVIGIASGVSGLLLSFHAELPAGPAIILSAGAVYVVSLVLGREGGLLWLAWPGRHLEA; encoded by the coding sequence ATGCTCGACTTGGTCTATGCGCCTTTCGCCGAATTCGAGTTCATGCAGCGCGCCCTGGTGGGGGTGATCGCCATCGCGCTTGGCGGCGGCCCTGTCGGGGTGTTCCTCATGCTGCGCCGGATGAGCCTGACCGGCGACGCCATGGCGCACGCGATCCTGCCCGGAGCGGCGGTCGGGTATCTTCTGGCCGGCCTCTCCCTCCCGGCCATGACGATCGGAGGTCTGTTTGCCGGAATCGTCGTGGCGGTGGCGGCCGGCCTCGTGTCCCGCTTCACCTCCCTGAAGGAGGACGCCTCCCTCGCCGCCTTCTACCTGCTGTCCTTGGCGCTCGGCGTCACCATCGTGTCGCTGCGCGGCTCCAACGTGGACCTGCTGCACGTCCTGTTCGGCACGGTGCTGGCACTCGACGACGATACCCTGCTGCTGCTCGCCTCCATCTCCACTCTGACGGTGCTGGCGCTCGCCGTGCTCTACCGGCCGCTGGTGCTCGAATGCGTGGATCCGGTCTTCCTGCGCTCGGTGAGCCGCGCCGGCACGCCCACGCATCTGATCTTCCTCGGGCTCGTGGTCATGAACCTCGTCGGCGGCTTCCATGCGCTCGGGACCCTGCTGGCGGTGGGCATGATGATGCTGCCCGCGGCCGCCTCCCGGTTCTGGACCAGCGACATCACCATGATGATGCTGGTCTCCATCGTCATCGGCATCGCGTCGGGCGTAAGCGGCCTTCTGCTCTCGTTCCATGCGGAGCTGCCCGCGGGACCGGCGATCATTCTCTCGGCCGGCGCGGTCTATGTCGTGTCCCTCGTGCTCGGGCGCGAGGGCGGCCTGCTGTGGCTCGCCTGGCCCGGCAGGCATCTGGAAGCCTGA
- a CDS encoding gamma-glutamyltransferase family protein: MPETPVFSTAAVAAPHILAAETGQTILAAGGNAVEAMVAMAATIAVVYPHMNGLGGDGFWLVREPKGRVHALDASGPAGSLATIKRYRDKGYDAVPPRGADAALTVAGAVAGWGLALELARALGGTLPVDLLLGDAIRFARDGYPVSRSEEWFKTGEEAALYGVPGFAEAFLVEGKRAPEGTQRRTPRLADTLEQLAHAGLGDFYRGDVGREIALDLERIGSPITRKDLETYRARVVEPLSVRLNRSTIYNLPPPSQGLATLLILGMVERLKGLGGETPERHHGLIEASKRAFSLRDRVVADPRNLVRDPASFLTPQALEREAALIDMTRAAPFPLPRPIDGDTIWMGAIDRDGLAVSYIQSVFWAYGSGCLLPATGVLWHNRGTAFSLDPASRNRLEPGHRPLHSLNPAMAVFDDGRVLSFGAMGGETQPQFLSQIFTRYADVGMNLADAVEAPRWLLDARLREREVVLKVESGFDPGLIRGLSRLGHAVEETEEAYSGRFGHAGMLVKHPRNGRVEAVHDPRSDGGSLGL; the protein is encoded by the coding sequence ATGCCCGAAACCCCCGTCTTCTCGACGGCCGCCGTTGCGGCCCCTCACATTCTTGCGGCCGAGACCGGCCAGACCATTCTCGCCGCCGGCGGCAACGCGGTCGAAGCCATGGTGGCCATGGCGGCGACGATCGCCGTGGTCTACCCGCACATGAACGGCCTGGGAGGCGACGGCTTCTGGCTGGTCCGGGAGCCGAAGGGCCGCGTCCACGCCCTCGATGCCTCAGGGCCGGCCGGTTCCCTCGCCACGATCAAGCGGTACCGGGACAAGGGCTACGACGCCGTCCCGCCGCGAGGGGCCGATGCGGCGCTCACGGTGGCCGGGGCGGTGGCCGGATGGGGGCTGGCGCTGGAGCTCGCCAGGGCGCTGGGCGGGACTCTCCCTGTCGACCTCCTGCTGGGCGACGCCATCCGCTTCGCCCGCGACGGCTACCCGGTCTCCCGCTCCGAGGAGTGGTTCAAGACTGGCGAGGAGGCGGCCCTCTACGGGGTTCCCGGTTTCGCCGAAGCCTTCCTGGTCGAAGGCAAGAGAGCGCCGGAGGGCACCCAGAGGCGGACGCCGCGCCTCGCCGACACCCTGGAGCAGCTCGCCCATGCGGGTCTCGGCGATTTCTACCGGGGCGATGTGGGGCGGGAGATCGCCCTGGATCTCGAGCGGATCGGCAGCCCGATCACCCGTAAGGATCTCGAGACCTATCGTGCCCGCGTGGTGGAGCCTCTGTCGGTTCGATTGAATCGCTCCACGATCTACAACCTGCCGCCGCCGAGCCAGGGACTGGCCACCCTGCTGATCCTGGGCATGGTCGAGCGGCTCAAGGGGCTCGGAGGCGAGACGCCTGAACGCCATCACGGGCTCATCGAGGCCTCGAAGCGCGCCTTCTCCCTCCGCGACCGGGTGGTGGCTGACCCGCGGAACCTCGTTCGTGACCCGGCCTCCTTCCTGACGCCCCAGGCGCTGGAACGGGAGGCTGCCCTCATCGACATGACGCGGGCTGCGCCCTTTCCCCTGCCGCGCCCCATCGACGGCGACACGATCTGGATGGGCGCCATCGACCGTGACGGTCTTGCCGTGTCCTATATCCAGTCCGTGTTCTGGGCCTATGGCTCCGGCTGCCTGCTACCGGCGACGGGTGTCCTCTGGCACAACCGCGGCACGGCCTTCTCGCTCGATCCGGCAAGCCGCAACCGTCTGGAGCCCGGCCACCGGCCGCTCCATTCCCTCAATCCGGCCATGGCCGTGTTCGACGACGGGCGAGTGCTGTCCTTCGGCGCGATGGGCGGCGAAACCCAGCCCCAGTTTCTCAGCCAGATCTTCACCCGCTATGCGGATGTCGGCATGAACCTCGCCGACGCGGTGGAAGCGCCCCGCTGGCTGCTGGATGCGAGATTGCGCGAGCGCGAGGTCGTGCTGAAGGTGGAAAGCGGTTTCGATCCCGGCCTGATCCGCGGCCTCTCACGGCTCGGCCATGCCGTCGAAGAGACGGAGGAGGCCTATTCCGGACGCTTCGGTCATGCGGGCATGCTGGTGAAGCACCCGCGCAACGGTCGCGTCGAGGCGGTGCACGATCCGCGCTCCGACGGCGGATCATTGGGACTCTAG
- a CDS encoding glucan biosynthesis protein, whose amino-acid sequence MINRRRFLQTATATAALAAQGFSGAALAQQALKTGAPAPFSFEDLKKRAQEMARSAYVAPQSPSPEILYQIDYDAHGKIRFKTDLALWADGPSEFPVTFFHLGRFFQKPVRMHVVEGGQAREIIYDSDYFDMPPDSPARKLPDNSGFAGFRFQEARGGKLDWRKNDWVAFLGASYFRAIGELFQYGLSARGLAVDVAVFGKNEEFPDFTHVYFETPQPGSNTVTVYALLDGPSVSGAYRFVMQRAASVIMDIESAVYMRQDVSRLGLAPLTSMYWYSEKAKTTAIDWRPEIHDSDGLAMWTGTGERIWRPLNNPPRIITSAFTDENPKGFGLLQRDRNFDHYLDGVYYDRRPSLWIEPQGTWGRGSIQLVEIPTDDEIHDNIVVMWVPSEPVRAGQAIEQRYRMHWAAEEPYPTPLARVVATRLGNGGQAGTARPKGVRKFMVEFIGQPLTKLPSGVIPKPVLSASRGEFSNILTEAVPNNVPGHWRTQFDLTVTGTEPVEMRCYLRNENEVLSETWLYQYHPTF is encoded by the coding sequence ATGATCAACCGCCGCCGCTTTCTCCAAACCGCCACCGCCACGGCCGCTCTTGCCGCACAAGGTTTTTCCGGTGCAGCCCTGGCCCAGCAGGCTCTGAAGACGGGAGCTCCCGCGCCGTTCTCGTTTGAGGATCTGAAGAAGCGCGCACAGGAGATGGCGCGCTCCGCCTATGTGGCGCCGCAGAGCCCCTCCCCCGAGATCCTGTACCAGATCGACTACGACGCCCACGGCAAGATCCGCTTCAAGACGGATCTGGCCCTTTGGGCCGACGGCCCCAGCGAGTTCCCCGTCACGTTCTTCCACCTGGGCCGCTTCTTCCAGAAGCCCGTGCGCATGCACGTGGTCGAAGGCGGGCAGGCGCGCGAGATCATCTACGACAGCGACTATTTCGACATGCCGCCGGATTCCCCCGCCCGGAAGCTGCCGGACAATTCGGGCTTCGCCGGGTTCCGGTTCCAGGAGGCGCGGGGCGGCAAGCTCGACTGGAGGAAGAACGACTGGGTGGCCTTCCTGGGCGCCTCCTATTTCCGCGCCATCGGCGAGCTGTTTCAGTACGGCCTCTCCGCCCGCGGCCTCGCCGTTGACGTAGCGGTCTTCGGGAAGAACGAGGAGTTCCCCGACTTCACCCACGTCTATTTCGAGACGCCGCAGCCGGGCTCGAACACGGTCACCGTCTACGCCCTCCTCGACGGCCCCAGTGTGTCCGGCGCCTATCGCTTCGTCATGCAGCGGGCCGCTTCCGTCATCATGGACATCGAGAGCGCCGTCTACATGCGTCAGGACGTGAGCCGCCTCGGCCTCGCGCCCCTCACCTCCATGTACTGGTATTCGGAGAAGGCGAAGACCACCGCCATCGACTGGCGCCCGGAGATCCACGACTCGGATGGCTTGGCCATGTGGACCGGAACCGGGGAGCGGATCTGGCGTCCCCTCAACAACCCGCCGCGCATCATCACGTCGGCCTTCACGGACGAGAACCCCAAGGGCTTCGGCCTACTCCAGCGCGACCGGAACTTCGACCATTACCTCGACGGCGTCTATTACGACCGCCGCCCTTCCCTCTGGATCGAACCGCAGGGCACCTGGGGCCGGGGCTCCATCCAGCTCGTCGAGATCCCGACCGACGACGAGATCCACGACAACATCGTGGTCATGTGGGTGCCGTCCGAGCCGGTGCGGGCCGGTCAGGCGATCGAACAGCGCTACCGGATGCACTGGGCGGCGGAGGAGCCCTATCCGACGCCGCTCGCCCGGGTGGTCGCCACCCGTCTCGGCAACGGCGGGCAGGCCGGCACCGCGCGCCCGAAGGGCGTGCGCAAGTTCATGGTCGAGTTCATCGGCCAGCCCCTGACCAAGCTGCCGAGCGGCGTGATCCCCAAGCCCGTGCTGAGCGCCTCCCGGGGCGAGTTTTCGAACATCCTGACCGAGGCCGTGCCCAACAACGTGCCCGGCCACTGGCGCACCCAGTTCGACCTGACGGTCACCGGGACTGAGCCGGTGGAGATGCGCTGCTACCTGCGCAACGAGAACGAGGTTTTGAGCGAGACTTGGCTCTATCAGTACCATCCGACATTCTGA
- a CDS encoding DUF1850 domain-containing protein, with translation MICLIAGATVAPLMAGAITLAWTHSVERIVWEEHWRSTPAGLELVEARVRGSGAGMEPPPEAKFINGVWSWKPSLPPLAEVVMRRSGATADWRICIAGECRPMEAYVPPGADPIVMKACEGP, from the coding sequence ATGATCTGCCTGATCGCCGGCGCAACGGTCGCGCCCCTCATGGCGGGCGCGATCACGCTCGCCTGGACCCATTCGGTCGAAAGGATCGTCTGGGAGGAGCATTGGCGCTCGACCCCAGCCGGGCTCGAACTCGTCGAGGCGCGGGTGCGCGGCTCCGGGGCCGGCATGGAGCCTCCGCCAGAGGCCAAGTTCATCAACGGGGTCTGGTCGTGGAAGCCCAGCCTGCCGCCCCTAGCCGAGGTGGTCATGCGCCGCTCGGGCGCGACGGCGGATTGGCGGATCTGCATCGCGGGCGAATGCCGCCCAATGGAGGCCTATGTGCCGCCCGGGGCCGATCCGATCGTCATGAAGGCGTGCGAGGGCCCTTAA
- a CDS encoding nickel/cobalt transporter: MSLTSDAPALPGAGRTPLWRRLGLALAAVAIVALAMGLIGLWLGPIGKAPPRNPFGMGLREATPSGSLGAWILSVQSGFYGSLQAGVRAMKENGSALFSLLLVGFAYGVFHAAGPGHGKGVISAYLVADEKALRKGFLLSLAAALVQALVAIAIVAVVSLALRATASTMNRLAMNVEVASFLAVALLGAVMTWRKAGKVLGVMALARNPYAPVQEDCDHVHMPPPQELGRLTGWRDMAGVALAAGIRPCAGALIVLVFSLSQGLFVAGIAATFAMALGTALTTGAIAALAVFFKAMALRIAGGRGASGAVAIAGLELLAAAFVLVLGGSLLYGLRAGG; encoded by the coding sequence ATGTCCCTGACGTCGGACGCCCCTGCCCTTCCTGGCGCGGGCCGGACGCCGTTGTGGCGCCGGCTCGGCCTCGCGCTGGCTGCCGTGGCGATCGTCGCCCTGGCCATGGGGCTGATCGGCCTGTGGCTGGGTCCGATCGGCAAGGCGCCGCCGCGCAACCCCTTCGGCATGGGCCTGCGCGAGGCGACGCCCTCGGGCAGTCTCGGGGCCTGGATCCTGTCCGTGCAGTCGGGCTTCTACGGCAGCCTGCAGGCCGGCGTGCGGGCGATGAAGGAGAACGGCTCCGCCCTGTTCTCCCTGCTGCTCGTCGGCTTCGCCTACGGGGTCTTCCATGCGGCCGGGCCCGGGCACGGCAAGGGCGTGATCTCGGCCTATCTCGTGGCCGACGAGAAGGCCCTGCGCAAGGGCTTCCTCTTGAGCCTGGCGGCCGCCCTCGTGCAGGCGCTGGTCGCCATCGCGATCGTGGCCGTCGTAAGCCTCGCGCTGCGCGCCACGGCGTCCACCATGAACAGGCTCGCCATGAACGTGGAAGTGGCGAGCTTCCTGGCCGTCGCCCTGCTCGGCGCCGTCATGACCTGGCGCAAGGCCGGCAAGGTTCTCGGCGTGATGGCGCTCGCCCGGAACCCTTATGCGCCCGTCCAGGAGGATTGCGACCATGTCCACATGCCGCCGCCACAGGAGCTCGGCCGCCTGACAGGCTGGAGGGACATGGCCGGCGTGGCGCTCGCCGCCGGCATCCGCCCGTGCGCGGGCGCCCTCATCGTGCTGGTCTTTTCCCTGTCCCAGGGCCTCTTCGTGGCCGGCATCGCGGCGACCTTCGCCATGGCACTCGGCACGGCGCTCACCACGGGGGCCATCGCGGCGCTCGCGGTCTTCTTCAAGGCCATGGCCCTGAGGATCGCCGGCGGACGCGGAGCCTCGGGCGCCGTCGCCATCGCGGGCCTCGAGCTTCTGGCCGCCGCGTTCGTGCTGGTGCTGGGAGGAAGCCTCCTCTACGGTCTCCGGGCAGGCGGCTAG